The Pseudomonas sp. TH06 genome has a window encoding:
- the metK gene encoding methionine adenosyltransferase — translation MSEYSLFTSESVSEGHPDKIADQISDAVLDAIIAQDKHARVAVETLVKTGVAIVAGEVTTSAWVDLEQIVRDVICDIGYTSSEVGFDGATCGVMNIIGKQSPDINQGVDRAKPEDQGAGDQGLMFGYASNETEVLMPAPITFSHQLVQRQAEARKSGLLPWLRPDAKSQVTCRYEGGKVVGIDAVVLSTQHNPEVSYKDLREGVMELIVKHVLPAELLSKDTQFHINPTGQFIIGGPVGDCGLTGRKIIVDSYGGMARHGGGAFSGKDPSKVDRSAAYAGRYVAKNIVAAGLAERCEIQVSYAIGVAQPTSISLNTFGTGKISDDKIIKLVREVFDLRPYAITTMLDLLHPMYQETAAYGHFGRAPETKTVGEDTFTTFTWEKTDRADALRSAAGL, via the coding sequence ATGAGCGAATACTCCCTCTTCACCTCCGAGTCCGTGTCTGAAGGACATCCGGACAAAATCGCCGACCAGATTTCCGATGCGGTGCTGGACGCCATTATTGCCCAGGACAAACACGCACGCGTTGCCGTGGAAACCCTGGTCAAGACCGGCGTGGCCATTGTTGCCGGTGAAGTGACCACCAGCGCCTGGGTCGATCTGGAGCAGATCGTTCGTGACGTCATCTGCGACATCGGCTACACCAGCTCCGAAGTCGGCTTCGACGGCGCGACCTGCGGCGTGATGAACATCATCGGCAAGCAGTCCCCTGACATCAACCAGGGTGTTGACCGTGCCAAGCCTGAAGATCAGGGCGCCGGCGACCAGGGCCTGATGTTCGGCTACGCCAGCAACGAAACTGAAGTACTGATGCCAGCCCCGATCACCTTCTCGCACCAGCTAGTGCAGCGCCAGGCCGAAGCCCGTAAATCGGGTCTGCTGCCTTGGCTGCGTCCGGACGCCAAGTCGCAAGTGACTTGCCGTTACGAAGGCGGCAAGGTTGTCGGTATCGACGCCGTGGTTCTGTCGACCCAGCACAACCCTGAAGTGTCGTACAAAGACCTGCGCGAAGGCGTGATGGAGCTGATCGTCAAGCACGTACTGCCTGCCGAACTGCTGAGCAAAGACACCCAGTTCCACATCAACCCGACTGGCCAGTTCATCATTGGCGGCCCGGTAGGTGACTGCGGTTTGACCGGTCGCAAGATCATCGTCGACAGCTACGGCGGCATGGCCCGTCACGGCGGTGGCGCGTTCTCCGGCAAGGATCCATCGAAGGTTGACCGTTCGGCTGCCTACGCTGGCCGTTATGTTGCCAAGAACATCGTCGCGGCCGGTCTGGCCGAGCGTTGCGAGATTCAGGTGTCCTACGCGATCGGTGTGGCCCAGCCTACTTCGATCTCGCTGAACACGTTCGGCACCGGCAAGATCAGCGATGACAAAATCATCAAACTGGTCCGCGAAGTGTTCGACCTGCGTCCATACGCAATCACCACCATGCTCGACCTGCTGCACCCGATGTACCAGGAAACTGCAGCGTACGGCCACTTCGGTCGCGCTCCAGAGACCAAGACTGTTGGCGAAGACACCTTCACCACCTTCACCTGGGAAAAAACCGACCGCGCCGACGCTCTGCGTTCTGCTGCCGGCCTGTAA